GCCGCAGCGTTATCAGGATACGCAGGCAGCTTCCACCGCCGCCCTGACCTCGATGGAGCAAAGCATTCACAAATCGATCCGCGTGGCTCAGGAAGTGGCGGAGGAAGTGCGCCTGAACGCCAAGAAGGAGGCCGAGTTGATCGTCCAGGAGGCGGAGAAGAACGCCGACCGGATCATCAATGAGGCGCTGCAGAAGGCGCGGGCCATCCACAGCGAACTGCTGGATCTGAAGCAGAAGGCGACGATTTATCGCGCCCGTTTCCGCACCCTGGTCCAGTCCCATCTCGACATTTTGGAGAACTCCGACTGGGAGTCCCTGGAGGAACTGGAGGAAGGGCTTGAGGAAGTGGGCAAACAGCTGGAAGAGTATACGGAACAGCAGAATGCGAATGAGAATGAATCCGACATGAACAACTTCCATACCCAAGAATACGAAACGCCCGTTTTCGAAGATGAACCCTCCTATGAACTGGAAGAGGAGGACGAACCGAGGCGGGAACTGCGTCGCACTTCCCGTAAGCTGAAGAAAAAGGCGATGTTCTGATTTGGACCGCCGCACAGCCGAATGGATTCCCTTGACACGCCCCTATGGGATGGGTATAATTTCCCAAAAATAGTTCAGGTAAAGGCGAAGAACGGGACGAGTAGACAGGAAGCCTGCGGACCAGCGAATTAGGGTATGGTGGGAGCCTAATCCAGACTTCTGTCCAAAATCCCCCGGGAGCCGTCGCCTGAAACTTTGCGGAGTAGGGCAGACCGGGTCATTCACGTTACGAATGATTGAGCGGGTGCGTTTTCCCGACTGCGGAAAGCGGACCTATTAGGGTGGTACCGCGGGAACCTTCTCGTCCCTAGGGGGATGGGGGAGGTTTTTTTCTTTTTATAGGAGTGTGAGAAAGCATGGATTACAGCCAAACCCTCAATCTGCCGAAGACCGATTTCCCCATGCGTGGCAATCTGCCCAAAAGGGAACCGGAAATTCAAAAATGGTGGGATGAAATCGACATCTACCATCAGGTGCAG
The Planifilum fulgidum DNA segment above includes these coding regions:
- a CDS encoding DivIVA domain-containing protein, whose translation is MPLTPYDIHDKEFKRSFRGYDVDEVNDFLDQIIKEFELLIREKEQLERQVEELQAELERVMEEQSMQAPVPSRDGQAVQPPQRYQDTQAASTAALTSMEQSIHKSIRVAQEVAEEVRLNAKKEAELIVQEAEKNADRIINEALQKARAIHSELLDLKQKATIYRARFRTLVQSHLDILENSDWESLEELEEGLEEVGKQLEEYTEQQNANENESDMNNFHTQEYETPVFEDEPSYELEEEDEPRRELRRTSRKLKKKAMF